Proteins from one Podospora pseudocomata strain CBS 415.72m chromosome 4, whole genome shotgun sequence genomic window:
- a CDS encoding hypothetical protein (CAZy:AA3; COG:E; EggNog:ENOG503NXKF; CAZy:AA8), translated as MKFLSRVGATALAASLYLQHGIAQMTDGTYTDQTSGIKFKTWTQGTEATEASPFTFGLALPGDALTKNANEYLGILRCKIEDAAAPGWCGLSHGQAGQMTNALLLVAWAAEGTVYTSFRWATGYTLPGLYTGDAKLTQVSSNVTDTHFELIYRCQNCFSWNQDGTSGSVETTQGFLVLGHAAGSSGLENPTCPDRATFGFHDAGFGQWGAPLEGATSESYAEWAELATTTPETDCEGTGPGDAECTPAPEKVYDYIVVGGGAGGIPVADKLSAAGHSVLLIEKGPPSSGRWGGTMKPKWLEGTNLTRFDVPGLCNQIWVDSAGIACTDTDQMAGCVLGGGTAVNAGLWWKPPASDWDYNFPAGWKSKDVEAAANRVFDRIPGTFKPSADGVLYRREGFDVLSSGLRKSGYKEVVANQSPNEKNGAFAHTHFMFRYGERDGPLATYLVSANNRDNFDLWTGSAVRRAIRTGGKVTGVELECLRDGGYSGEVKISAKGGVIFSAGTFGSAKLLMRSGIGPRDQLEIVAGSKDGETFISRGQWIDLPVGSNLIDHLNTDLILTHPDVVFYDFYEAWTAPNEGDKERYLNNRTGILTQAAPNIGPMVWEEVTPSDGIPRQFQWTARVEGDGRITDSPHAMTLSQYLGRGVVSRGRMTITPGLATAVSEHPYLHNAGDKEAVIAGIKKLQAALNVIPNITWVLPPPTGTVEDYVNGLPVSPSARRSNHWMGTAKLGTDDGREGGTAVVDLDTKVYGTDNLFVVDASIFPGMSTGNPSGMIVIAAEKAAERILALKA; from the exons ATGAAGTTTCTCAGCCGTGTTGGCGCGACTGCCCTCGCGGCGTCGCTTT ACCTGCAGCATGGCATCGCGCAAATGACTGATGGTACCTACACTGATCAAACGTCCGGCATCAAATTCAAGACGTGGACTCAAGGCACCGAGGCTACCGAAGCCTCTCCATTCACCTTCGGTCTGGCTCTCCCAGGTGATGCTTTGACCAAAAACGCCAACGAGTACCTTGGTATCCTC CGCTGCAAAATCGAAGATGCCGCTGCTCCCGGCTGGTGCGGTCTTTCCCACGGCCAGGCCGGTCAGATGACCAACGCCCTGCTCCTCGTTGCCTGGGCCGCTGAGGGAACTGTCTACACTTCTTTCCGCTGGGCCACCGGCTACACCTTACCTGGCCTCTACACCGGCGATGCAAAGCTGACCCAAGTTTCTTCGAACGTCACCGACACCCACTTCGAGCTGATCTACCGTTGCCAGAACTGCTTCTCCTGGAACCAAGACGGCACTAGCGGCAGCGTCGAGACAACTCAGGGATTCCTCGTTTTGGGCCACGCGGCTGGCAGCTCTGGTCTGGAGAACCCAACCTGCCCTGACCGCGCCACGTTTGGCTTCCACGATGCTGGCTTTGGTCAGTGGGGTGCTCCCTTGGAGGGTGCCACTTCCGAGTCGTACGCCGAGTGGGCTGAGCTTGCTACGACTACTCCTGAGACTGACTGTGAGGG TACTGGTcctggtgatgctgagtGCACTCCTGCTCCCGAAAAGGTCTACGACTACAtcgttgttggtggcggtgccggcggtATCCCCGTTGCCGACAAGCTCAGCGCCGCCGGCCACAGCGTCTTGCTCATCGAAAAGGGACCTCCTTCCTCTGGTCGCTGGGGTGGCACCATGAAGCCCAAGTGGCTCGAGGGAACCAATCTCACTCGCTTCGATGTCCCCGGCCTCTGCAATCAGATCTGGGTCGACAGCGCCGGCATTGCCTGCACTGATACTGACCAGATGGCTGGTTGTGTTCTGGGCGGCGGTACTGCTGTCAACGCCGGTCTCTGGTGGAAG CCCCCCGCGTCTGACTGGGACTACAACTTCCCCGCTGGCTGGAAGTCCAAGGATGTTGAGGCTGCCGCCAACCGTGTCTTTGACCGGATTCCTGGTACATTCAAGCCATCTGCTGATGGTGTCCTCTATCGCCGTGAAGGCTTCGATGTTCTTTCCAGCGGCCTGAGGAAGTCGGGCTAcaaggaggttgttgccAATCAGTCGCCCAACGAGAAGAACGGCGCGTTTGCGCACACCCACTTCATGTTCCGATACGGTGAGAGAGATGGCCCGCTTGCCACATACCTTGTTTCAGCCAACAACCGTGACAACTTTGACCTTTGGACTGGCAGTGCTGTGCGCAGGGCTATCAGAACAGGTGGCAAGGTAACCGGTGTTGAACTCGAATGCTTGAGGGACGGCGGCTACAGCGGTGAAGTCAAGATTAGCGCCAAGGGTGGTGTCATCTTCTCTGCTGGTACTTTTGGCTCTGCCAAGCTTCTCATGCGCA GCGGTATCGGTCCCCGTGACCAGCTTGAGATCGTTGCCGGCTCCAAGGACGGCGAGACCTTCATCTCTCGGGGTCAGTGGATCGACCTCCCGGTCGGCTCCAACCTGATTGACCATCTCAACACCGATCTTATCTTGACTCACCCCGATGTCGTCTTCTATGACTTTTACGAGGCCTGGACTGCCCCCAATGAGGGTGACAAGGAGCGTTATCTCAACAACCGCACTGGTATCTTGACCCAGGCTGCCCCCAACATCGGACCCATGGTCTGGGAAGAGGTTACTCCTTCTGACGGCATCCCCCGTCAATTCCAATGGACTGCCCgtgttgagggagatggtcGCATCACTGACTCCCCAC ATGCCATGACTCTCAGCCAGTACCTCGGAAGAGGTGTCGTTTCCAGAGGCCGGATGACCATCACCCCTGGTCTCGCCACCGCTGTTTCCGAGCACCCCTATCTCCACAACGCTGGTGACAAGGAGGCCGTTATTGCTGGTATCAAGAAGCTTCAAGCCGCCCTTAACGTGATCCCCAACATCACCTGGgtccttccccctcccaccggAACTGTTGAGGACTATGTTAATGGC CTCCCTGTCTCCCCATCCGCCCGTCGCTCCAACCACTGGATGGGTACTGCCAAGCTTGGCACTGATGATGGTCGTGAGGGTGGTACTGCCGTAGTTGACTTGGACACCAAGGTCTACGGCACTGACAACCTCTTTGTGGTTGACGCCTCCATCTTCCCTGGTATGTCGACGGGTAACCCGTCTGGCATGATCGTCATCGCCgctgagaaggctgctgagagGATCTTGGCCCTCAAGGCTTAA
- a CDS encoding hypothetical protein (EggNog:ENOG503P1XX; COG:G; CAZy:AA9), giving the protein MKVFPIVTALTLGVADVSAHYIFQQFGVGSTKFGVFEHIRKNNNHNSPVTSLSDNNLRCNVGGASGASTSIVNVKAGDSVTFYTDQAVYHQGPISLYMSKAPGSVKEYDGSGEWFKIYDWGPTINGGQSSWPMRSSYQANLPRCIPNGEYLLRIQSLAIHNPGSTPQFYISCAQINVSGGGNSSPSPTVKIPGAFKATDPGYTANIYNNLQSYTVPGPKVFTC; this is encoded by the exons ATGAAGGTTTTCCCCATTGTTACTGCCCTTACGCtgggtgttgctgatgtCTCAGCCCACTACATCTTCCAGCAGTTCGGTGTTGGCTCAACAAAGTTCGGCGTCTTCGAACACATTcgcaagaacaacaaccacaactcGCCAGTGACCAGCTTGTCAGACAACAATCTCCGTTGCAATGTCGGAGGAGCCTCAGGTGCTAGCACCAGTATTGTCAATGTTAAGGCTGGAGACTCGGTGACCTTTTACACTGATCAAGCTGTGTACCACCAAGGACCTATTTCTCT CTACATGTCGAAGGCGCCTGGCTCAGTTAAAGAATACGACGGATCCGGTGAATGGTTCAAGATCTACGATTGGGGCCCGACCATCAACGGCGGCCAATCATCCTGGCCAATGAGAT CATCCTACCAAGCCAACCTGCCCAGGTGCATCCCCAACGGAGAGtacctcctccgcatccAATCCCTCGCCATACACAATCCAGGCTCAACCCCCCAATTCTATATCAGCTGCGCGCAAATCAACGTTTCCGGTGGTGGAAACTCCAGCCCCAGTCCCACGGTCAAGATCCCTGGCGCTTTCAAGGCTACCGACCCCGGATACACTGCCAAC ATCTACAACAACCTCCAGTCCTACACCGTCCCAGGACCCAAGGTGTTCACCTGCTAA
- a CDS encoding hypothetical protein (EggNog:ENOG503NX9R; COG:S), which translates to MCGRYAMALRPSQVRQMLQNDYDLQVDDTPADEGDGAPRQSYNFAPGYNGVVYRADAGAGHNHHQALEEPQEQDSSPTPAFKLQSMKWGLIPSWIKSSPSFPSTLKTINCRDDSLAQSGGMWASMKSKKRCVVIAQGFYEWLQKGKEKIPHYVKRKDGRLMLLAGLWDCASLPPLNGEGDGETRKVWSYTIITTSSNDQLRFLHDRMPVILDAESERLRVWLDLGRREWSKELQGVLRPYEGELEVYPVSKEVGKVGNDDAVFVVPVGSRENKGNIENFFANAAAKSKKREPLKGEVEVEMVDGRKEVKSVEEVKREDEEGMGVVVTEGKQGVKREAEDHAEEEPPGKKVKEEGSPSKNVQEEGPVKWESPVKERPKSSATSNKHTRSPEKKKGKVAPAGAGSQKITKFFGNSA; encoded by the exons ATGTGCGGCAGATATGCCATGGCCCTA CGGCCCTCCCAAGTCCGCCAAATGCTCCAAAACGACTACGACCTCCAAGTCGATGACACCCCCGCCGACGAAGGCGACGGCGCCCCCCGCCAATCTTACAACTTTGCCCCAGGCTACAACGGGGTAGTCTACCGCGCCGACGCCGGTGCTGGTCATAATCATCACCAGGCACTGGAAGAACCACAAGAACAagactcctcccccaccccagcCTTCAAACTCCAATCCATGAAATGGGGCCTCATCCCCTCCTGGATCAAATCCAgcccctcctttccctccaCCCTCAAAACAATAAACTGCCGCGACGACTCTCTCGCCCAGTCAGGGGGTATGTGGGCGAGCATGAAGTCCAAAAAGAGGTGCGTGGTTATTGCGCAGGGGTTTTACGAGTGGCTTCAGAAAGGCAAGGAAAAGATTCCGCATTATGTCAAGAGGAAAgatgggaggttgatgcTTTTGGCTGGCTTGTGGGATTGTGCTTCTCTCCCGCCGCTGAATGGagagggggacggggagACAAGGAAGGTGTGGAGTTATACTATTATCACCACTTCGTCGAATGATCAGTTGAGGTTCTTGCATGACAGGATGCCTGTTATTCTTGACGCGGAgtcggagaggttgagggtttggttggatttggggaggagggagtggagtAAGGAGTTgcagggggtgttgaggccGTAtgagggggagctggaggttTATCCTGTTAGTAAGGAGGTGGGCAAGGTTGGGAATGACGATGCTGTTTTTGTAGTGCCAGTGGGGAGTAGGGAGAATAAGGGGAATATTGAGAATTTCTTTGCGAATGCTGCGGCGAAGAGTAAGAAGAGGGAGCCGTtgaaaggggaggtggaggtggagatggtggatgggaggaaagaggtgaagagtgtggaggaggtgaagagggaggatgaggaggggatgggggttgtaGTGACAGAGGGAAAGCAAGGGGTGAAAAGAGAAGCGGAGGATCATGCGGAAGAGGAGCCACCGGGTAAGAAAGTGAAAGAGGAGGGTTCACCAAGCAAGAATGTCCAAGAAGAGGGGCCGGTGAAGTGGGAGTCGCCTGTCAAAGAGAGACCAAAGAGCAGTGCGACGAGTAACAAGCACACGAGGAGcccagagaagaagaagggcaaggttGCGCCAGCGGGGGCAGGAAGTCAGAAGATTACAAAGTTCTTTGGGAATAGTGCCTAG